TGCCCGGCGGATCATCGAGTTGATCGAGCAGAAATCGGCGCTGACGGTTGCCGATATGCGCACGATGCTCGGCGATGTGGTATCGCTGCATGCGCGTGAATTGTTGCCGATACTACGCGAGGTGACCCCGAACGGGCCGCGTGAAGCTGCGGCCCTGGAGTTGTTACGCAGTTGGGATGGCACGATGGCCGGTGACAGTGCGGCGGCAGCAGTATTTCAGGGGTATTACCATGCCCTGCTCGAAGCGGTCTTTGCCGACGAACTGGGCGAGTTCTTCAGCGAGACGTATCGCCATCGGCGCGATTTTGCAGCCATGGCGCTGCGTCGGGTATTGCTGGAAGGCCGGCAAGAGTGGTGCGATAACGTCAATACCATCGCGACAACCGAGGATTGCGCCACAATCCTTGCCACTGCGTTCAGCAAAGGGTTAGCGGCGATGGCGACGGCACAGGGTGAAGAAGATCCAACTCGCTGGCGCTGGGATCGAGTTCATCAGGCTGTCTTCCCCCACAACCCGTTCAGTCAGGTCGGAGCGCTGCGCGGCATCTTCGAGCGGCGGGTACCTACCGGCGGTGATAGTTTCACCGTCAATTTTGCGCCCATGCGGCTGAACGAAGGATACTTGCAATACAATGCACCATCGTACCGCCAGATTATCGATTTCGCCGATCTGGCGGAGTCGCGCTTCATCCACACAACCGGCCAGTCCGGTAACGTGCTGAGTAATCGTTACAGCGATTATCTGGCGCTGTGGCAACAGACTGGCGACATACCAATGCGCTTCAGCGGCACGATTGACGGCGAGCGATTGGTGTTGCAACCGGATCGGTAACGATACCCTGCGAAGCCGGTCTTGCACTACAGAGGCACAGAGAATACGTAAAACTCTCTGTGTCTCGATGGTTTTATTTGCACCGCAGAGGCACAGAGGACACTGAGAGGGGTACAGGTCATAGCGTGCTCGATGGTGGGAGAGGCTACCGGCCTGCCTACCAGGGTCACGTACCGGCACGGGTACGCGCTGCGACTTGCGCCCTGCCGGTGCGTGCGGTAGACGCGGTAGCATGGCTGCCGCACGCCAAACGATGCGCCACGGGCGATCCAGGTAGGGAAGCGGTATCTTCGATGGTGAGTGAGATCACGGCGTGTGCAGAGCAGGCCACCAACCGGCACGCATCCATTCCCTTAACCAGGGTCACGTACCGGCACCGGTATGCGCTACGACCAGCGCCCTGCCAGTGCGTGCGGTGGATGCGGCAGCAGGCTGCCGCACGCCAAACGATGCGTCACGGGCGTTCCAGGTAGGGAAGCGGCATCTACGCTGGTGGGTGAGATCACGTCGTGTGCAGAGCAGGCCACCAACCGGCACGCATCCATTCCCTTGACCAGGGTCACGTACCGGCACCGGTAGGCGCTGTGACTTGCGCCTACCGGGGCGTGCGGTGGATGCGGCAGCATGGCTGCCGCACGCCAAACGATGCGTCACGGGCGTTCCAGGTAGGGAAGCGGTATCTACGCTGGTGGGTGAGATCACGTCGTGTGCAGAGCAGGCCACCAACCGGCACGCATCCATTCCCTTGACCAGGGTCACGTACCGGCCCCGGTAGGCGCTGTGACTTGCGCCTACCGGGGCGTGCGGTGGATGCGGCAGCCGTGCTGCCGCACACCAAACGATGCGCCACGGGTCAATCTGGCCCGAAAACTGTATCCACGCTGGATCCGTCATCACCGGCGTGATCATTCGCTCACGAGCAATGACTTCAGGTAAAGCAGACTTGATATGATATCCGTCCCTCAGTGTCCTCCGTGTCTCGGTGGTGGATAGAGGCAAACCACCGAGGCACAGCGTGCACAGAGAATACGTAAACCCCTCTGTATCCTCTGTGTCTCGGTGGTGCATATAGACACAACCGGGAATTACTGCGATAGGACGACAATCAGCGTTGGGCGGTTGGCAGCGTTCCAGTCGCCGGTGCCGTTGGAGACGAAGTATTTCCCGCTGTGGTAGGCACTGTCGGCGGAGTAGAGCGCCAGCCGCAAGGGTTGGCCGCTGGTATACGCCTGAACCACCCCGCGTGTTACATCAATGGTTCGTTTCGGCAGTCTTGTCCAGTCGCCGGGGAAGCCAGGGATTGGATCGACCCAGCCGGAGCCGATGTTTTCGCGCACCAGTGGGGCGTTGTTCCAGGTGAGGGTTGCCGGACTCCAATCCTCGCCGACCAGCAGGGCCTGGATGAGGGAACGCTGCGCCTGGGCAGGTTCAGCATTGCCCATCTGACTCAATACCAATGTGGCTGAAATCACCGTGCGACCTGGTGGTAGCGACGTGAGGGGGAAGGTGATGTAGTACTTCGCGAAGCACGGCCAGTCGGCAATATCGGCCTGGTTCTGGATGCTGATGTCGGCCTGATCGGCTGGCCGGGGTCGGTTGGGCCAGGCATCCCAGTAATTGCCGCTATCATCACACATGTAGGGATTGACACCGCCAATCCCGGCATCAACGACGGTAACCCCATTCAGGCCGTGGCGGATTTGAAATGTCTGGGTGGCACTGACAGATGGTGGGGTGTAGACCGGTAACCCAAACCTGATCCCACCCCAGGTTGACGGCTGGCTGGCATTCAGCGCCGGCGGCCATACCTGATTGGGTATCGAGCTGCCGGTAGCATCATCGCGGTCGTGCAGGATCAGGGCCATCCGCCAGCGCGTGCCGTCAGGTGGTCGCCCACTGAGGCCAAGGCTGGTGAATGGAATCTGGAATGTCATCGCCCAACCCCGATCTTCGCTATCATTATTGTCATTCAGGCGATCACCGCGCCAGCCGGGAATCGACGAGAAAGCGACGGCGGTGGTTGTCCAGCTTCCACCGGTGCCACGCTGGCTCAATTGGTACGCGGGATCGGGGGTATCGCCGTTGCGCAATTGGGCTACAAACCGGAAACTGGCTGCACTGAGCTGGGTACCGTTGGCAGTATCAATCAGCAGTGTGGCCGCATCCCAGGAGGTGAGATCGGTTGCTGATGGGGTGGTATCGTACCAGAGTTGACGATCAAAACTGGCCAGGTAGAGGAAAAGGGCGTTGTCGTTGTAACCGACTCGAACATCGGTATAGTTTGTACTGCGGCTGAGCTGCCCAAACCAGAAGATTGCCATCTGCTCAAAGCGCTCGCCGGTGACGCTGGATACCGGAAAGTAGGGGGCATTGATAAGGTATTGTGGTTCAGGTGATGGCCCAAAAATCACTGGTACCCACTGCCGGTAGGGTGGATTGTTCGCCAGTGCTATGGTAGACGAAAGGATGAAGGCAAACGTAGCAATGATTAGCAATCGCTTCCGGTGGAAGTGGCTCAAGAGCGGTTCTCCTTTCGCGAACAGCCGGTGAAGAAAGCTTCAGGTTGTGAACGTCTGCGAACATTCACCGGCAATTGCTGCGACGTACACCGTCGAATAGCCTTGTTCTCCGCCCCCTCCCCTCACCAAATCATCTGCTGAGCCTTAATGAAGACATCAGCCTGCGTATTTCCTCTCTGATTGTACCAGGGGCGTCAATGATACCGGCCTTTGCCCAGGCGCAAGGCAAACCGGAAACGCATCATCAACGCTCTTCAACATAAATAATCTTGCTCCCTTGTGGCTCGAACCGGATCGGCACGTGGCGCAATTCTGGCAGGGCAGCCTTAATCGTCTCGTGGCGCTCTTCAGGCGCGTAGAGCAGCAGAAAGCCGCCTCCACCGGCGCCTAGAATCTTACCGCCGATGGCCCCAGCGGCCCTGGCCCGTTCGTACCACAGATCGATTTGTGAGCTGGAAATCCCGCTGGCCAGCTCGCGTTTGCGCATCCAACCCTCGTGGAGAATCTCACCGAAAGCATCGAGATCATCATTGTGGAGCGCTACCCGCAGGTCGTGGGCGAGGGCAACCATCCGGCGCACATGTTGCCGACGAGTCTCATCGCGCTCGGTGTTGGCACTCTGTTCGCGCAGTACATCGCTGGCGCTGCGTGTGGCACCGGTGTACATCATCAGCAAGCGCTGCTGGAGAAGCTGTTTGGTGTCGGCACGACAGATGATCGGATCGACAAAGACCGTCTCATCAGGATTAAATTGAATGAATTGAAAGCCACCATACGCGGCTATGTACTGATCCTGCTTTCCGATGGGTGAACCACACCGATCAATCTCGATGAAGCATGCCTCGCGGGCCAGACGCTCGGCACCGGCAAAGCGGCCTATAAAGGCGTAGAGGGCATTGAGCAGGCCAACGGTGTAGGTACTCGATGAGCCAAGACCGGTACCCTGCGAGGGAATGTCCGAAATGGACGTGATTTCAATCGCGTGCATACGACCCACCAGGCGCAGCGCTTCGCGAATGAGCTGATGTTTGAGATCATCAACCCGCTCAACAATTTCGGTGATCGAATAACTGGCGCGAATCTGGTGATCAAACTTCTCGTTGACGGTGATGTAGATGTACTTGTTGATGGCGGTGCTGACCACCGCACCCGGTTCATGGCGATAAAACGCCGGCAAATCGCTGCCACCACCGACAAAGCTGACCCGCAACGGGGTACGTGAGATGATCATTGATACCCTCCAGAGCAACAAGGCGACATTTCGATGAGCATAGACTACCAAATGAACATGACAGGATTGTCATAAATAGCTCCTACCTCTGTTAGCAGATCGTCAGCAAGAGCGTGTACTGTAACACTGTCGCCGCAGCCTACCGTCTTCACCACGTGGAATCGTCTTGCATGCAGCGCCAGGGGAGGGGTCTTATGCGCGCTGTCTTTCTCGACCGTGACGGGGTTATTAATCACAACCGCCCTGATCACGTCAAAAATCTGGCCGAGTTTCAGTTCCTACCGGGTGCGCTGACCGCGTTGCGTCTGCTAACCAGTGCCGGGTTTCGCATCTTTGTTATCACCAACCAGGCAGCGGTTGGGCGTGGGTTGATGACGGTAGAGGCGCTGGAAGAAATTCATGCCCACTTGCGCGCGATTGCCCGTTATCACGGGGCAACTATTGACGATATCCGATACTGTCCTCACACCCCGGAAGAGCGTTGCGGGTGCCGGAAGCCGCAACCCGGTATGATCCAGGAGCTGGCAGCCCGGCACCAGATTGATTGTCGAGCGACATTCCTGATTGGCGATGCGCTCACCGATATTGCTGCCGGTCAGCGGATGGGATGCCAGACGATTCTGGTCAAGAGTGGGAGAGGCAGTGCAGAATTGCAGAAACCGGAATTACGGCGCTATCAACCAACCCACATCGCCGACGATCTGCTGGCGGCAACGCGATGGTTGCTGCAAGAGGAACTCAGGCCGGTATCGGTGACCACGCAACCACTAACCGGTGTACTGACCACCGTACCACAGTAGTACAGGGAATGCTATGGAAGACCGTCTACAGCGTGTTGTTCGGCATATCCTGATGATCACTCTCCTGGTCGGGTTGAGTGGGTGCAGCATCAGCAGCCTGGTTGGCGCCCCTACACCCGAACCATGGACGCCACCACCAACACCGGAACCAACGGTTGTGGTAGTGGAACCAACCGCCACGGCAACTGAACCGGTGCAGCGGACTGTTGCAGTCGCCCTGGGAACGTTCGAGGACCGGCGCGAGTTCAGTGGTCAGGTTACGCCCATCCTGGAACGCGACCTAGCGTTCCGC
This genomic window from Chloroflexus aurantiacus J-10-fl contains:
- a CDS encoding DNRLRE domain-containing protein, with the protein product MSHFHRKRLLIIATFAFILSSTIALANNPPYRQWVPVIFGPSPEPQYLINAPYFPVSSVTGERFEQMAIFWFGQLSRSTNYTDVRVGYNDNALFLYLASFDRQLWYDTTPSATDLTSWDAATLLIDTANGTQLSAASFRFVAQLRNGDTPDPAYQLSQRGTGGSWTTTAVAFSSIPGWRGDRLNDNNDSEDRGWAMTFQIPFTSLGLSGRPPDGTRWRMALILHDRDDATGSSIPNQVWPPALNASQPSTWGGIRFGLPVYTPPSVSATQTFQIRHGLNGVTVVDAGIGGVNPYMCDDSGNYWDAWPNRPRPADQADISIQNQADIADWPCFAKYYITFPLTSLPPGRTVISATLVLSQMGNAEPAQAQRSLIQALLVGEDWSPATLTWNNAPLVRENIGSGWVDPIPGFPGDWTRLPKRTIDVTRGVVQAYTSGQPLRLALYSADSAYHSGKYFVSNGTGDWNAANRPTLIVVLSQ
- a CDS encoding GHMP kinase, coding for MIISRTPLRVSFVGGGSDLPAFYRHEPGAVVSTAINKYIYITVNEKFDHQIRASYSITEIVERVDDLKHQLIREALRLVGRMHAIEITSISDIPSQGTGLGSSSTYTVGLLNALYAFIGRFAGAERLAREACFIEIDRCGSPIGKQDQYIAAYGGFQFIQFNPDETVFVDPIICRADTKQLLQQRLLMMYTGATRSASDVLREQSANTERDETRRQHVRRMVALAHDLRVALHNDDLDAFGEILHEGWMRKRELASGISSSQIDLWYERARAAGAIGGKILGAGGGGFLLLYAPEERHETIKAALPELRHVPIRFEPQGSKIIYVEER
- the gmhB gene encoding D-glycero-beta-D-manno-heptose 1,7-bisphosphate 7-phosphatase — its product is MRAVFLDRDGVINHNRPDHVKNLAEFQFLPGALTALRLLTSAGFRIFVITNQAAVGRGLMTVEALEEIHAHLRAIARYHGATIDDIRYCPHTPEERCGCRKPQPGMIQELAARHQIDCRATFLIGDALTDIAAGQRMGCQTILVKSGRGSAELQKPELRRYQPTHIADDLLAATRWLLQEELRPVSVTTQPLTGVLTTVPQ